In Feifania hominis, the following are encoded in one genomic region:
- the addA gene encoding helicase-exonuclease AddAB subunit AddA, protein MSELRFTDEQRRAISEPSDSVKVSAAAGSGKTAVLVERVIEKIEAGGDIDRFLIVTFTNAAADDVRAKIGRALRGKLAKSPNAHLRRQLILLSRAPIDTIDGFCLKLLRANFQKLGLSPEFRIGDPNETGILKEELYGELLDDWYENFSACEPFSHAVEFFARTRNDDAFLEVVKAVREGILTFPDREGFLRWTLDTLAGCAEMPVLETPYGRELARHAGEVLDYLLALCRHGICEIRGDDRLERAYLPAFEDDERAILELRSLLECGDYDGVHDRLAGFKAVSLRALRGYEDTALADRLKESRAGVKKELGKLRELFSPTAEQFAGDCLALRRVFEIVFAMAVDFERRFESRKNERGILDFADVERYAYRLLVEDYDAHSGSLTPTQDARQTAQRYDAVFIDEYQDTNELQDAIFRALSRGGESLFFVGDVKQSIYRFRQAEPELFLRRQARRVLRLTGNFRSRRSVVDAVNFLFERLMSPELGDVNYDEGEKLRFLADYDPAQDTPVEVDVLLPDGEDSERAEREFRFAARRIRHMVETGELVRDRVSGRMRPVRYRDIVILSRNLKNTAALFEDILREEEIPYYSDVPSVFFEREEISTILSLLRTIDNPLQDVHLIATLRSALFAMTEDELALIRAAHREGPFYDALCAAGDEKSAAFLRKLGDYRLLAASLPIDQLLAYIYEDTGYLSVAGAMRNGALRRANLQLLYHYACAFEQTSFKGLFQFIHYIDRILQTGGEYESARAFSENSDVVRLMTVHKSKGLEFPVVVLCGLTKRFNKMDLRENFMLHRKLGAGAKLRDTEDLIEFDTLPRAAVKLRREAESLSEELRTLYVALTRAQEKLVLVVSCADERELMRCAFIPQENGRILPFYLRSRGSYAEWILAALSLHRDGQPLRELTGFTPAALDEQGRFAVRLIRPQDEPVPEHSPAPPDAPLDWALLEEIRERLDFIYPAAELRRVPSKISVSDLRSLAQTGERTLDFARPKFLTQTTALTPAERGTAMHKFMQFADLENLVRSRDVAGELERLVGCEFLTAAEAGAVETQRVERFLESSLGRRLAVSPRVLREMRFNIARPAGEIEQYAADAAGDPGAVIVVQGVLDCAFLEGDGYVLFDFKTDRVTDDGSALAACYRPQLELYEQALREITGMPVTERYLYSFELGREIPV, encoded by the coding sequence ATGAGCGAACTGCGTTTTACCGACGAGCAGCGCCGCGCCATTTCGGAGCCCTCCGACAGCGTCAAGGTGAGCGCCGCCGCGGGCTCCGGCAAGACGGCGGTGCTCGTTGAGCGGGTGATTGAAAAAATCGAGGCGGGCGGCGACATCGACCGGTTTCTCATCGTCACATTCACCAATGCCGCGGCCGATGACGTGCGCGCAAAAATCGGGCGGGCGCTGCGCGGGAAACTCGCGAAGTCGCCGAACGCCCACCTGCGCCGGCAGCTCATTCTGCTCTCCCGCGCGCCGATTGACACCATCGACGGCTTCTGCCTGAAGCTGCTGCGCGCCAATTTTCAAAAGCTCGGCCTGTCGCCGGAATTTCGCATCGGCGACCCGAACGAGACCGGTATCCTCAAGGAGGAGCTCTACGGAGAGCTGCTGGATGACTGGTATGAGAACTTTTCTGCCTGCGAGCCGTTTTCACATGCGGTGGAGTTCTTTGCCCGCACGAGAAACGACGACGCCTTTCTGGAGGTTGTCAAGGCCGTGCGCGAGGGGATTTTGACCTTTCCCGACCGTGAGGGCTTTCTCAGGTGGACGCTCGACACCCTCGCCGGCTGCGCCGAAATGCCGGTTCTTGAGACGCCCTATGGGCGCGAGCTTGCGCGCCACGCGGGGGAAGTTCTCGACTATCTGCTCGCGCTGTGCCGCCACGGCATCTGCGAGATTCGCGGGGACGACAGGCTCGAGCGAGCCTATCTGCCCGCCTTTGAGGACGACGAGCGCGCCATTCTCGAGCTGCGCTCACTGCTCGAATGCGGGGACTACGACGGCGTACACGACCGGCTTGCGGGCTTCAAGGCCGTCTCGCTGCGCGCGCTTCGCGGCTATGAGGACACCGCGCTCGCCGACCGCCTCAAGGAGTCGCGCGCCGGTGTGAAAAAGGAGCTCGGTAAGCTCCGTGAGCTCTTCTCGCCGACGGCGGAGCAGTTTGCCGGGGACTGTCTTGCGCTGCGCCGGGTGTTTGAGATTGTCTTTGCCATGGCGGTCGACTTTGAGCGGCGCTTTGAGAGCCGCAAAAACGAGCGCGGCATTCTCGATTTCGCCGATGTCGAACGCTATGCCTACCGGCTGCTGGTCGAGGACTACGACGCACACAGCGGCTCTCTCACGCCGACGCAGGATGCCCGGCAGACCGCGCAGCGCTACGATGCGGTCTTCATCGACGAGTACCAGGATACCAACGAGCTGCAGGATGCGATTTTCCGCGCGCTCTCACGCGGCGGGGAGAGTCTCTTTTTTGTCGGCGACGTCAAGCAGAGCATCTACCGCTTTCGCCAGGCCGAGCCGGAGCTCTTTCTGCGCCGGCAGGCGAGGCGGGTGCTGCGCCTGACCGGCAACTTCAGAAGCAGGCGCTCGGTGGTCGACGCGGTCAACTTTCTCTTTGAGCGCCTCATGTCCCCCGAGCTTGGCGACGTCAACTACGACGAGGGGGAGAAGCTGCGCTTTCTCGCGGACTACGACCCGGCGCAGGACACGCCGGTCGAGGTGGATGTGCTGCTGCCGGACGGGGAGGACAGCGAGCGCGCCGAGCGGGAATTCCGCTTTGCCGCACGGCGCATCCGGCACATGGTGGAGACGGGCGAGCTGGTACGCGACCGCGTCAGCGGCCGCATGAGGCCGGTGCGCTACCGTGACATCGTCATTCTCTCGCGGAACCTGAAGAACACAGCCGCTCTCTTTGAGGATATTCTGCGGGAGGAGGAGATCCCCTATTACTCCGATGTGCCGAGCGTCTTCTTCGAGCGCGAGGAGATTTCGACCATCCTCTCACTGCTTCGCACCATCGACAACCCTCTGCAGGACGTCCACCTGATCGCGACGCTGCGCTCGGCGCTCTTTGCCATGACGGAGGACGAGCTCGCGCTGATTCGGGCCGCGCACCGCGAGGGGCCGTTCTACGACGCGCTCTGCGCCGCCGGTGACGAAAAGAGCGCCGCCTTTCTCAGGAAGCTCGGCGACTACCGGCTGCTCGCGGCAAGTCTTCCGATCGACCAGCTTCTCGCCTACATCTATGAGGATACGGGGTATCTGAGCGTCGCGGGGGCCATGCGAAACGGCGCGCTGCGCCGGGCGAACCTGCAGCTGCTCTACCACTATGCCTGCGCCTTTGAGCAGACGAGCTTCAAGGGACTGTTTCAGTTCATTCACTACATCGACCGCATTTTGCAGACTGGCGGGGAGTACGAGTCGGCGCGCGCTTTCTCCGAGAACAGCGACGTCGTGCGGCTGATGACCGTACACAAGTCCAAGGGGCTCGAGTTCCCGGTTGTGGTGCTGTGCGGCCTGACAAAACGCTTCAACAAAATGGACCTGCGCGAAAACTTCATGCTCCACCGAAAGCTCGGCGCGGGGGCGAAGCTGCGTGACACGGAAGATCTCATTGAGTTTGACACGCTGCCCCGCGCCGCCGTGAAGCTGCGCCGCGAGGCCGAGAGTCTGTCTGAGGAGCTGCGCACGCTCTATGTCGCGCTCACCCGCGCGCAGGAGAAGCTGGTGCTCGTCGTCTCCTGCGCCGACGAGAGAGAGCTGATGCGCTGCGCATTCATCCCGCAGGAGAACGGGCGCATCCTGCCGTTTTATCTGCGCTCGCGCGGCAGCTACGCCGAGTGGATTCTCGCGGCGCTCTCCCTGCACCGGGACGGGCAGCCCCTGCGTGAGCTGACGGGCTTTACACCCGCCGCCCTGGACGAACAGGGGCGCTTTGCGGTGCGGCTCATCCGCCCGCAGGATGAGCCGGTGCCCGAACACTCTCCCGCGCCGCCGGACGCCCCGCTCGACTGGGCACTGCTCGAGGAGATCCGCGAGAGGCTCGACTTTATCTACCCGGCGGCAGAGCTTCGGCGGGTGCCGTCGAAGATCTCGGTGAGCGACTTGCGCTCTCTTGCCCAGACGGGTGAGCGGACTCTCGATTTTGCTCGGCCGAAATTTCTCACGCAGACCACCGCCCTCACTCCGGCCGAGCGCGGCACCGCCATGCACAAATTCATGCAATTTGCCGATCTTGAGAATCTCGTGCGCAGCCGCGACGTGGCGGGCGAGCTCGAGCGGCTTGTAGGATGTGAGTTTCTCACTGCTGCCGAGGCGGGCGCCGTTGAGACGCAGAGAGTCGAGCGGTTTCTTGAAAGCTCCCTCGGCCGCCGCCTTGCAGTCTCGCCGCGGGTTCTGCGGGAGATGCGCTTTAACATTGCCCGCCCGGCGGGTGAGATAGAGCAGTACGCTGCCGACGCCGCCGGCGACCCGGGCGCCGTCATCG